One part of the Vicia villosa cultivar HV-30 ecotype Madison, WI linkage group LG6, Vvil1.0, whole genome shotgun sequence genome encodes these proteins:
- the LOC131613035 gene encoding uncharacterized protein LOC131613035, with amino-acid sequence MATIIPSGSGGKKESVAELQSRINAACSLFVEMGFQPALFTISMIRSNGLTENEFLELIEPISSITNLDDLRSVFDAAARQLVHASFSSEFSKFLTYVSWLKYVDGKKVVDDVLKKKNPEEKNNKLSKAQIEFAQMLVDYGAPRKLEQMRIQGEIEELKKQQMELEAESLSIYDDTLEKLGPLLQYKQIPIRSLRVRAYKLYKKDCTYNGINAIPGDAGYAKAVKDFGEVVKENHLLKFLSNPVRKEFIKNFFKMRVVNLNEARDGYNKFVVAGPSNETVNTVRKFALDMLEEEIYEKQPRDEEEHGGD; translated from the coding sequence ATGGCTACCATCATTCCGAGTGGCAGCGGCGGCAAGAAAGAGTCAGTTGCTGAGCTACAATCAAGAATCAATGCGGCATGTTCTTTGTTTGTGGAAATGGGTTTCCAACCGGCGTTGTTTACCATCAGCATGATCCGTAGCAACGGTCTCACTGAAAATGAGTTCCTAGAGCTGATCGAACCTATTTCTTCCATCACAAATCTTGACGATTTAAGATCTGTTTTCGACGCAGCAGCTCGTCAATTGGTACATGCTTCATTTTCGAGTGAATTCTCAAAGTTCCTTACATATGTGAGTTGGCTAAAATATGTAGATGGGAAGAAGGTTGTGGACGATGTGTTAAAAAAGAAGAATCCAGAAGAAAAGAATAACAAACTCTCAAAAGCTCAGATTGAATTTGCACAGATGCTTGTTGATTATGGGGCTCCCCGTAAGCTAGAACAAATGCGCATTCAGGGGGAGATTGAGgaattaaagaagcaacaaatGGAGCTGGAGGCTGAATCTCTAAGCATTTACGATGATACGTTGGAAAAGCTAGGTCCTCTTCTTCAATACAAACAGATTCCCATCAGATCGTTGAGAGTTCGGGCTTATAAGCTTTATAAAAAGGATTGTACATATAACGGCATAAATGCCATCCCTGGTGATGCGGGATACGCAAAAGCTGTGAAAGATTTTGGTGAGGTTGTGAAAGAGAATCATTTACTTAAGTTCTTGAGTAATCCTGTTCGGAaggaatttattaaaaatttcttCAAGATGAGGgttgtgaatttgaatgaggCTAGGGATGGTTATAATAAATTTGTGGTTGCTGGACCTTCAAATGAAACTGTGAATACTGTTCGTAAGTTTGCCTTAGATATGTTAGAAGAAGAAATTTACGAAAAGCAACCTAGGGATGAAGAGGAGCATGGCGGAGACTGA
- the LOC131613037 gene encoding cell division cycle protein 48 homolog, producing MANQPEPSDVKGTKRDFSTAILECKKAPNPLVVDESVNDDNSSVALHPETMEKLQLFHGDTKLIKKQVVEVPNCSWEDIGGLENVKRELRETIQYPLEHSDKFDKFGMAPSKGVFIYGPPGCGKTLLAKAIANECKVNFINVKGPELLTMWFGESEANVRKIFDKASASAPCVLFFDELDSIATQRASSVGDAGGAANRVLNQLLIEMDGVSAKKTVFIIGATNRPDIIDPALLRPGRLDQVIYIPLPDEDSRHQIFKACLRKSPISQDVDIRALAKYTQGFSGADITEICQRACKYAIRENIEKDIEKERKKSENPEAIEENVDEVAEIKAAHFEESMKYARRSVSDADICKYQAFAQTLQQSGGFGTEFKFAGSGSGGATATGASDPLISAGGADDDDLDLYNENRFNGHQIFYKDYLLNDQTLYNVRIRDNGRIPDNVGILKIPDLLSDEFMYDSDP from the exons ATGGCCAATCAACCCGAACCTTCTGATGT TAAGGGAACAAAGAGGGATTTTAGCACTGCCATTCTGGAATGCAAAAAAGCTCCTAATCCTTTGGTGGTTGACGAATCTGTCAACGACGACAATTCTTCTGTAGCTCTTCATCCGGAGACTATGGAAAAACTTCAACTCTTCCACGGCGATACTAAGTTGATTAAG AAACAAGTTGTTGAAGTTCCTAATTGCAGCTGGGAAGATATCGGTGGTCTTGAAAATGTTAAGAGGGAACTCCGAGAA ACTATTCAATATCCATTGGAACACTCTGATAAGTTTGACAAGTTTGGAATGGCGCCTTCAAAGGGAGTTTTTATCTATGGTCCTCCTGGTTGTGGTAAAACACTTTTGGCAAAAGCTATTGCCAATGAATGCAAGGTAAACTTCATCAATGTCAAAGGTCCTGAGCTGCTCACAATGTGGTTTGGAGAAAGTGAGGCAAACGTGAGGAAAATTTTTGACAAGGCTTCTGCTTCTGCTCCATGTGTCCTATTCTTCGACGAACTCGACTCCATTGCAACTCAG AGAGCTAGTAGTGTAGGAGATGCTGGTGGTGCTGCTAACAGGGTTTTGAACCAGCTGCTAATAGAAATGGATGGGGTGTCAGCAAAGAAAACCGTGTTCATCATTGGCGCCACTAACCGACCTGACATTATAGATCCAGCTCTTCTGCGTCCAGGGCGTCTAGACCAGGTGATTTATATTCCTCTCCCGGATGAAGATTCCCGTCATCAGATATTTAAAGCTTGCTTGAGAAAATCCCCCATCTCACAAGATGTTGATATTAGAGCTCTTGCAAAGTACACCCAAGGCTTTAGTGGTGCTGATATTACCGAGATTTGCCAGCGTGCATGCAAGTATGCCATTAGAGAGAATATCGAAAAG GACattgaaaaagagagaaagaaaagcgAGAACCCCGAAGCCATCGAAGAGAATGTTGATGAAGTAGCAGAAATTAAGGCAGCTCAttttgaggaatcaatgaagtaTGCCCGAAGGAGTGTAAGTGATGCCGACATTTGCAAATACCAGGCATTCGCCCAAACATTGCAGCAATCCGGAGGGTTTGGAACTGAGTTTAAGTTTGCAGGTTCCGGCTCCGGTGGTGCTACTGCTACAGGTGCATCTGATCCACTTATATCTGCTGGCGGAGCTGATGATGATGATCTTGATCTTTACAATGAGAATCGTTTCAATGGTCATCAAATTTTTTACAAAGATTATCTTCTCAATGATCAAACTCTTTACAATGTTCGAATTCGAGACAATGGTCGAATTCCAGACAATGTTGGAATTCTAAAGATTCCTGATCTTCTCAGTGATGAGTTTATGTATGATTCTGATCCTTGA